One window from the genome of Bdellovibrio sp. NC01 encodes:
- a CDS encoding type IV pilus twitching motility protein PilT, with protein MATIDELFKLMVEQGASDLHVTSGAAPYLRLHGNMVPLNYRELTNQDVQGLIFEILSEKQKKAFVEKWELDFAYTLAGIGRFRCNIFMQRKGLGAVFRIIPEKIKTAQELGLPPAIMDMIDCDRGLILVTGPTGSGKSTTLAAMIHQINATREAHIITVEDPIEFVHPNIRSLVNQREVGSHTKSFGNALKAALREDPDILLVGELRDLETISLALTAAETGHIVFGTLHTNSASKTIDRIIDVFPAGQQAQIRTMLAESLRGVVAQTLFSRADGQGRVAAYEIMRNSKAIANLIREGKVHQIASAMQTGSSQGMILFEKYIEDLVKKGKVSASDAKTFLGQAGGGDTVATSAMGGAGGIPKKVG; from the coding sequence ATGGCAACAATAGACGAACTGTTCAAACTCATGGTTGAGCAAGGAGCTTCCGACTTGCACGTGACAAGCGGTGCCGCACCGTATTTGCGCCTCCATGGTAACATGGTTCCACTGAACTATCGCGAACTCACAAATCAAGACGTACAAGGTCTGATCTTCGAAATTCTTTCTGAAAAGCAAAAGAAAGCATTCGTGGAAAAATGGGAACTCGATTTCGCCTACACACTTGCAGGCATTGGTCGTTTCCGTTGCAACATCTTCATGCAACGCAAAGGCTTAGGCGCTGTGTTCCGTATTATCCCAGAGAAAATTAAAACAGCTCAAGAACTTGGTTTGCCTCCAGCAATCATGGACATGATCGATTGTGATCGTGGTTTGATTCTTGTGACAGGCCCAACAGGTTCCGGTAAATCAACAACGCTTGCGGCGATGATCCATCAAATCAACGCGACTCGCGAAGCACATATCATCACTGTTGAAGATCCGATCGAGTTCGTGCATCCAAATATTCGTTCTTTGGTGAATCAACGTGAAGTTGGTAGCCATACAAAAAGTTTCGGTAACGCCCTGAAAGCAGCTCTGCGTGAAGACCCAGATATCTTGCTTGTGGGTGAGTTGCGTGACTTAGAAACAATCTCTTTGGCATTAACAGCTGCAGAGACAGGTCATATCGTATTCGGTACTCTACATACGAATTCCGCTTCGAAAACAATCGATCGTATCATCGACGTTTTCCCTGCGGGTCAACAAGCACAAATCCGTACAATGCTTGCAGAAAGCTTGCGTGGAGTTGTGGCGCAAACGCTGTTCTCGCGCGCGGACGGTCAAGGCCGTGTTGCCGCTTACGAGATCATGAGAAACTCTAAAGCGATTGCCAATTTGATTCGTGAAGGTAAAGTCCATCAAATCGCATCAGCAATGCAAACAGGTTCAAGCCAAGGTATGATTCTATTTGAAAAATACATTGAGGATCTTGTTAAAAAAGGAAAAGTCTCTGCATCTGATGCAAAGACTTTCTTGGGTCAAGCTGGTGGTGGCGATACTGTTGCAACAAGTGCAATGGGTGGCGCTGGTGGTATTCCGAAAAAAGTCGGTTAG
- the deoC gene encoding deoxyribose-phosphate aldolase → MQLSRYIDHTLLKAEAQTAQIEKLCAEARENSFFSVCVNTSFVKTCAELLKGSDVKVCCVVGFPLGAMDTASKAFETSTAIANGAQEIDMVIQIGALKDRRLDYVRDDIKAVVDAAKGHTVKVIIETSLLNEEDKILACKAALQAGAHFVKTSTGFGGGGATVEDVKLMKSVVGSQMEVKASGGIKDINTAKAMIEAGATRLGTSSGVALVQGQTVQGGY, encoded by the coding sequence GTGCAATTAAGTCGTTATATTGACCATACATTACTAAAAGCAGAGGCCCAAACGGCGCAGATCGAAAAGCTGTGCGCGGAAGCCCGTGAGAACAGTTTTTTCAGTGTTTGTGTAAACACGTCTTTTGTTAAGACTTGCGCAGAACTTTTAAAAGGCTCTGACGTGAAAGTTTGCTGTGTCGTTGGTTTTCCTTTGGGCGCCATGGACACTGCTTCTAAAGCATTTGAAACTTCTACTGCGATCGCTAATGGCGCGCAGGAAATCGACATGGTTATTCAGATTGGCGCTTTGAAAGATCGTCGTTTGGATTACGTTCGTGACGACATCAAAGCTGTTGTTGATGCAGCAAAAGGTCACACGGTGAAAGTTATCATCGAAACTTCTTTGCTTAATGAAGAAGATAAAATTCTAGCATGCAAAGCAGCTCTTCAAGCAGGTGCGCACTTCGTAAAAACATCGACGGGTTTCGGTGGCGGTGGTGCAACCGTTGAAGACGTTAAATTAATGAAGTCTGTTGTTGGTTCGCAAATGGAAGTGAAAGCTTCCGGCGGCATCAAAGATATTAACACAGCAAAAGCAATGATCGAAGCAGGCGCAACTCGTTTAGGCACGAGCTCTGGTGTTGCTTTGGTTCAAGGTCAAACGGTTCAAGGCGGTTACTAA
- a CDS encoding thymidine phosphorylase, which yields MAFLPAEIIKTKRNGGELSFDEINEFILGYARGSIPDYQMAALLMATFFKGMTKEETLSLTKSMLFSGEVVDFSSVKGFKVDKHSTGGVGDKTSLILGPIVAAAGVPVPMISGRGLGHTGGTLDKLESIPGFNTQKSLTEFVELVRKHAICFIGQTKEICPADKKIYALRDVTATVESLPLICASIMSKKLAEGIDGLVLDVKYGSGAFMKTPALAEELAINLMAIAKGYGKKVTALLTNMDQPLGRFAGNSLEVDECVAIMKNEKHIGVHGYDMYEDTRELSLRLSAHMLLLAGVGKNEEESYKIATDILVSGKAMAKFEELCSIHGGNLSAVPTPKHSVVVTADKQGFVHGFNTESIGVAGILIKAGRAQTTDIIAPTAGIEFHAKVGDEVKAGDTVFTLFGDDKDLLQSAVPLLKSAINISLPKIAKPSLILKVLS from the coding sequence ATGGCATTTCTTCCAGCAGAGATTATTAAAACAAAACGCAATGGCGGCGAATTAAGCTTCGACGAAATCAACGAATTCATTTTGGGTTACGCTCGCGGCTCAATCCCTGATTATCAAATGGCTGCGTTGTTGATGGCGACGTTTTTTAAAGGCATGACGAAAGAAGAAACTCTTTCTCTGACAAAATCGATGTTGTTTTCTGGCGAAGTTGTCGATTTCTCGTCTGTCAAAGGTTTCAAAGTAGATAAACATTCAACTGGTGGCGTGGGCGATAAAACAAGTTTGATCTTGGGTCCTATCGTCGCCGCGGCTGGTGTGCCAGTGCCAATGATTTCTGGTCGTGGCTTGGGTCATACCGGTGGCACACTTGATAAATTGGAATCTATTCCTGGATTCAACACGCAGAAATCTTTGACTGAATTTGTAGAGCTAGTTCGCAAACACGCGATCTGCTTTATCGGTCAAACAAAAGAGATCTGCCCTGCTGATAAAAAAATCTATGCTCTTCGCGACGTGACGGCGACTGTTGAAAGTTTGCCGTTGATCTGCGCTTCGATCATGTCGAAAAAATTGGCTGAAGGTATCGACGGCCTTGTTCTAGATGTGAAGTATGGTTCTGGAGCATTCATGAAAACTCCAGCATTGGCTGAAGAACTTGCGATCAACTTGATGGCCATCGCAAAGGGTTACGGCAAAAAAGTAACTGCGCTATTGACGAATATGGATCAACCCTTGGGCCGCTTTGCGGGTAACTCTTTGGAAGTTGATGAGTGTGTTGCCATCATGAAAAATGAAAAACATATCGGTGTTCACGGGTACGATATGTATGAAGATACACGCGAATTAAGTCTTCGCCTTTCTGCTCACATGTTGCTTCTTGCGGGTGTTGGTAAAAATGAAGAAGAGTCTTACAAAATCGCGACAGACATTTTGGTTTCTGGAAAAGCGATGGCAAAATTTGAAGAACTTTGTTCTATTCACGGCGGAAATTTATCCGCTGTGCCGACGCCGAAGCACAGCGTCGTTGTGACAGCTGATAAGCAAGGGTTTGTACACGGATTCAATACCGAAAGTATTGGCGTTGCGGGCATCTTGATTAAGGCTGGTAGAGCGCAGACGACGGATATAATCGCTCCTACAGCGGGAATTGAGTTCCATGCTAAGGTTGGCGATGAAGTAAAAGCTGGTGATACAGTGTTTACTTTATTCGGTGATGACAAAGATCTTCTGCAATCAGCAGTGCCTCTTCTGAAATCAGCGATTAATATTTCCTTGCCAAAAATTGCAAAGCCTAGTTTGATACTCAAAGTTTTGAGTTAA
- a CDS encoding purine-nucleoside phosphorylase encodes MVLNKLQESVSFIRTKTSAKPKIGVVLGSGLGSFVKDVEVETTIPYKDIPHFSPPTVEGHSGNLIFGKVGGQAIVILQGRNHYYEGHSMESVVHPTRTLALLGVENLILTNSAGGFGENMNAGDFMIIEDHINLMGTNPLMGPNIKELGPRFPDMTEAYDKRLIQIMEQVLQKQGTRYHKGVYCGVSGPTYETPSEVRYLKLIGGKAVGMSTVPETIAANHLGLRVAALSCITNLAAGISAQKLSHDEVTETAKRVEMQFTSFLKEFITNI; translated from the coding sequence TTGGTACTAAATAAACTTCAAGAATCAGTAAGCTTCATTCGCACAAAAACTTCGGCTAAACCGAAGATCGGTGTCGTATTGGGTTCTGGCTTGGGTTCATTTGTAAAAGACGTGGAAGTTGAAACAACGATCCCGTACAAAGATATTCCGCATTTTTCTCCACCAACAGTTGAAGGCCACTCTGGAAATTTGATTTTCGGTAAAGTGGGCGGTCAAGCGATTGTGATTCTTCAAGGTCGCAATCATTATTACGAAGGTCACAGCATGGAAAGTGTTGTGCACCCGACTCGTACCTTGGCTTTGTTGGGCGTTGAAAACTTGATCCTTACAAACTCTGCTGGTGGCTTCGGTGAAAACATGAACGCCGGCGATTTCATGATTATTGAAGATCATATCAACTTGATGGGCACGAATCCTTTGATGGGTCCGAACATTAAGGAACTGGGACCTCGCTTCCCTGATATGACAGAAGCTTACGATAAACGCCTTATCCAAATCATGGAGCAAGTTCTGCAAAAGCAAGGAACTCGTTACCATAAAGGCGTTTACTGTGGCGTGAGTGGTCCTACTTACGAAACTCCATCAGAAGTTCGTTACTTGAAACTTATTGGTGGTAAAGCTGTTGGTATGAGTACTGTGCCAGAAACTATTGCTGCGAATCACTTGGGTCTTCGTGTTGCGGCTTTAAGCTGCATTACGAATTTGGCTGCGGGTATTTCTGCGCAAAAGCTTTCTCATGATGAAGTGACTGAAACTGCGAAACGCGTAGAGATGCAGTTCACTTCATTCCTTAAAGAGTTCATCACGAACATCTAA
- a CDS encoding S8 family peptidase, whose amino-acid sequence MDVQKFLSAAACIFVLSACGAKSADSVFSENSALDSSACMGQAVKNKFIVQWEDGKFTVESAKDADEFKEKFIKPNLSNIKQVEYDRLIQLDRSTSSTVTTTAAADPWGQTMIHADALWSQGIYGQNIKVAVVDAYVDVTHPQIAPRIAINTGEVPNNGKDDDGNGYVDDYYGASFVSNPGTASTVSPHGTHVAGIIAADPSSGSVYGTAPRAQIIPAQFIANDGGGSLGDAVLALQYAAARGAKIINASWGGAPCVASLRNAFQQLEAKGILIVVAAGNDGRDIDVDPEFPASFNLSNQITVAASSRSDFMTSWSNSGFSLVHVAAPGEQILSTIPGNRTAYMDGTSMATPFVSGAAALLWSAKPNATAVQIKSALLQSVDVTSGHEFKVSTRGRINVQKALQVLNTLVP is encoded by the coding sequence ATGGATGTTCAAAAGTTTCTCTCGGCGGCTGCCTGCATCTTTGTATTATCAGCTTGTGGCGCTAAATCTGCCGATTCAGTTTTTTCAGAGAACAGTGCTCTTGATTCCAGCGCATGCATGGGACAAGCAGTAAAAAATAAATTCATCGTTCAATGGGAAGATGGAAAATTCACTGTCGAGTCTGCGAAAGACGCGGATGAATTCAAAGAAAAATTCATCAAACCAAATCTTAGTAATATCAAACAAGTTGAATACGATCGTTTGATTCAATTGGATCGCTCGACATCTTCAACGGTCACAACAACAGCCGCTGCAGACCCATGGGGTCAGACGATGATTCATGCTGATGCTTTGTGGTCGCAAGGTATTTACGGACAAAATATTAAAGTCGCAGTGGTCGATGCATATGTTGATGTGACTCATCCACAGATTGCTCCACGTATTGCGATTAACACTGGCGAAGTTCCAAACAATGGAAAGGACGACGATGGCAATGGATATGTTGATGACTATTACGGCGCAAGTTTTGTTTCTAATCCTGGTACTGCGTCGACCGTAAGTCCCCACGGCACTCACGTGGCAGGTATTATCGCGGCCGATCCTTCTTCAGGAAGTGTTTACGGCACAGCTCCCCGTGCGCAAATTATTCCAGCGCAATTCATCGCTAATGATGGTGGTGGTTCATTGGGTGATGCCGTACTAGCTCTGCAATACGCGGCAGCTCGTGGTGCGAAGATCATTAATGCAAGTTGGGGTGGGGCTCCGTGTGTGGCTTCGTTAAGAAACGCTTTTCAACAACTTGAAGCCAAAGGTATTTTGATTGTGGTTGCTGCTGGCAACGATGGTCGTGATATCGATGTCGATCCTGAATTCCCTGCTTCGTTTAATCTTTCAAATCAAATCACGGTCGCGGCTTCTTCGCGCAGTGATTTCATGACTTCATGGTCAAACAGTGGTTTCAGCCTTGTACATGTGGCGGCTCCGGGTGAACAAATCTTAAGTACGATTCCTGGCAACAGAACGGCGTACATGGATGGTACAAGTATGGCGACTCCGTTCGTCAGTGGTGCCGCGGCCTTGTTGTGGAGTGCAAAACCAAACGCGACAGCGGTACAAATTAAATCAGCGCTTTTACAGTCTGTTGACGTCACTTCTGGACACGAATTTAAAGTAAGTACTCGAGGTAGAATAAATGTTCAAAAAGCCTTGCAAGTACTCAATACGCTAGTTCCTTAA
- a CDS encoding acyl-CoA carboxylase subunit beta: protein MSEVSTGIQAKLADLEKRNEAAMAGGGAARVAKHKQGGRLSARERLDVLLDPGSFVEMDRFVVHRNTNFGMDKNVVPGDGVITGYGRINGKLVYVASQDFTVIGGSMSRTQANKICKVMDLAMKNGAPFISLNDSGGARIQEGIESLGGYADIFTRNTMASGLIPQITAIMGPCAGGAVYSPSITDFVFMVKNSSYMFVTGPDVIKTVTHEEVTKEDLGGATTHSAKSGVAHFAAEDDKHCLLLIREMMNFLPSNNLDDVPVLPNTDRPDRLTEAITTIIPDNPKKPYDMNAVITECVDEGYFLEVHKHYAQNIIVGFARFNGRPVGIVANQPQVLAGCLNIEASRKGARFIRFCDSFNIPVVSFVDVPGFLPGKDQEWNGIITHGAKLLYAYAEASVPKITIITRKAYGGAYIVMGSKLLRSDVNLAYPSAEIAVMGADGAVSIISREEIAKAKDPAAERARLTAEYEAKFSNPYVSAELGYTDEVIEPALTRKRIIDSLEMLKNKREIPPAKKHGNIPL from the coding sequence ATGAGTGAAGTGTCGACAGGGATTCAAGCGAAGCTTGCTGACCTTGAAAAAAGAAATGAAGCTGCAATGGCTGGTGGCGGAGCTGCTCGTGTTGCAAAACACAAACAAGGTGGTCGCCTAAGTGCTCGTGAGCGTTTGGATGTACTTCTTGATCCAGGCAGCTTCGTAGAGATGGATCGTTTTGTCGTTCATCGCAACACAAACTTCGGAATGGATAAAAACGTTGTACCAGGTGATGGCGTTATCACTGGTTACGGTCGTATCAATGGCAAACTAGTATACGTGGCTTCTCAAGATTTCACTGTTATCGGTGGTTCTATGTCTCGCACACAAGCGAACAAGATCTGCAAAGTGATGGACCTTGCGATGAAAAACGGAGCTCCATTCATTTCATTGAATGACTCTGGTGGTGCACGTATTCAAGAAGGTATCGAATCACTGGGTGGTTACGCAGATATCTTCACTCGCAACACAATGGCTTCTGGTTTGATTCCACAAATCACAGCAATCATGGGTCCATGCGCTGGTGGTGCGGTTTACTCTCCATCAATCACTGACTTCGTCTTCATGGTTAAAAACTCAAGCTACATGTTTGTAACTGGTCCTGATGTTATCAAGACTGTGACTCATGAAGAAGTAACGAAAGAAGATCTTGGTGGCGCAACAACTCACTCTGCGAAATCAGGTGTGGCGCACTTCGCTGCTGAAGATGACAAGCACTGCTTGTTGTTGATCCGTGAAATGATGAACTTCCTTCCTTCAAACAACTTGGATGACGTTCCTGTTCTTCCGAACACAGATCGTCCGGATCGTTTGACTGAAGCCATCACTACTATCATTCCAGACAACCCTAAGAAACCTTACGACATGAATGCTGTAATCACAGAGTGCGTGGATGAAGGTTATTTCTTGGAAGTTCATAAACACTACGCTCAAAACATCATCGTCGGTTTCGCACGCTTCAACGGTCGTCCTGTTGGTATCGTTGCGAATCAACCGCAAGTTTTGGCTGGTTGCTTGAACATCGAAGCATCACGTAAAGGTGCACGCTTCATTCGTTTCTGTGACTCTTTCAATATTCCAGTTGTTTCGTTCGTTGACGTTCCTGGCTTCTTGCCTGGTAAAGACCAAGAATGGAATGGCATCATCACTCACGGTGCGAAATTGTTGTACGCTTATGCTGAAGCAAGCGTTCCTAAAATCACTATCATCACTCGTAAAGCTTACGGTGGTGCCTACATCGTGATGGGTTCTAAACTTCTTCGTTCAGACGTAAACTTGGCTTACCCTTCTGCTGAAATCGCAGTTATGGGTGCAGATGGCGCGGTTAGCATCATCAGCCGTGAAGAAATCGCGAAAGCAAAAGATCCAGCAGCTGAAAGAGCTCGCCTGACAGCAGAATACGAAGCGAAGTTCAGCAATCCTTACGTATCAGCAGAGCTTGGCTACACTGATGAAGTGATCGAGCCAGCGTTGACTCGTAAGCGCATCATCGATTCTTTGGAAATGTTGAAAAATAAACGTGAAATTCCGCCGGCGAAAAAACACGGCAACATTCCTTTGTAG
- the accC gene encoding acetyl-CoA carboxylase biotin carboxylase subunit — MAVFKKILIANRGEIAIRITRACRELGIASVAVFSDADRDSLHVFLADEAYHIGPSPSKESYLNYAKIIEVAKQAGVDAIHPGYGFLSENTNFAEACEKAGITFIGPTVANIKSMGDKISAKTLMKKSGVPTVPGSDGGVETVEEAIKIAEKIGLPVIIKASAGGGGKGMRVVRKMDEFESAFRACRSEGQNYFADPTVYIEKFINDPKHIEIQVFGDKHGNHVHLFERECSVQRRNQKIIEESPSPSVPHEVRLRMGEASVRAAKQINYVGAGTIEYIFDNTTKEFYFMEMNTRLQVEHPITEIVTGFDLVREQIMVAAGKPLSFKQEDIKQKGHAIEARICAEDPVTYKPNPGVIRACRHPQGPFMRVDSYAYPGYNVPIYYDPMIAKLITWGETREEAINRMQRALSEFVLTGIKTNIVLHKTILDHPTFRDGSYTTQFIEKNFEVIEPEMFKQVEDPVFLIAAAIEAYNDRKSKDIRQLNVSSTWRRLGRKMQLRT, encoded by the coding sequence ATGGCTGTGTTTAAAAAAATCCTGATCGCTAACCGTGGGGAAATTGCAATTCGTATCACTCGCGCTTGCCGTGAGCTTGGTATCGCATCAGTTGCAGTATTCTCGGACGCGGATCGCGACAGCTTACACGTTTTCTTGGCGGATGAGGCTTATCATATTGGGCCTTCTCCATCTAAAGAGAGCTATTTGAATTATGCAAAAATCATCGAAGTTGCCAAACAAGCAGGCGTAGATGCGATCCATCCTGGATACGGCTTCTTGTCTGAAAATACAAACTTCGCTGAAGCCTGTGAAAAAGCAGGCATCACGTTCATCGGTCCAACAGTTGCGAACATCAAATCAATGGGCGACAAAATCTCTGCCAAAACATTGATGAAAAAATCGGGTGTCCCAACGGTTCCTGGTTCTGATGGCGGTGTTGAAACTGTTGAAGAAGCAATTAAGATCGCAGAAAAAATCGGTCTGCCAGTTATCATCAAAGCCTCTGCAGGTGGTGGTGGTAAAGGTATGCGTGTGGTTCGCAAGATGGACGAGTTTGAAAGTGCCTTCCGCGCTTGCCGCTCTGAAGGTCAGAACTATTTCGCAGATCCAACTGTATACATCGAAAAGTTCATCAACGATCCGAAACATATCGAGATCCAAGTGTTCGGCGATAAACACGGCAACCATGTTCATTTGTTTGAGCGTGAATGTTCTGTGCAACGTCGTAACCAAAAGATCATCGAAGAGTCTCCGTCACCTTCTGTTCCACACGAAGTTCGTCTTCGCATGGGTGAAGCATCTGTTCGCGCAGCAAAACAGATCAACTACGTAGGTGCTGGTACAATCGAATACATCTTCGACAACACAACTAAAGAATTCTACTTCATGGAGATGAACACTCGTCTGCAAGTAGAACATCCCATCACTGAAATCGTGACGGGTTTTGACTTGGTTCGTGAGCAGATCATGGTTGCCGCTGGTAAACCATTGAGCTTCAAACAAGAAGATATCAAACAAAAAGGTCACGCGATTGAAGCACGTATCTGTGCGGAAGATCCTGTTACTTACAAACCAAATCCAGGTGTCATCCGCGCATGCCGTCACCCACAAGGTCCGTTCATGCGTGTGGATTCATACGCCTACCCTGGTTACAACGTGCCAATTTACTACGATCCAATGATCGCTAAATTGATCACTTGGGGTGAAACACGTGAAGAAGCGATCAACAGAATGCAACGTGCATTGTCTGAGTTCGTATTGACGGGAATCAAAACAAACATCGTTCTTCATAAAACGATTTTGGATCACCCGACTTTCCGTGATGGTTCTTACACGACACAATTTATCGAGAAAAACTTCGAAGTTATCGAGCCAGAGATGTTCAAACAAGTTGAAGATCCAGTGTTCTTGATCGCGGCGGCTATTGAAGCCTACAACGATCGTAAATCGAAGGATATCCGTCAGCTTAACGTGAGCTCTACATGGAGACGCTTAGGCCGCAAAATGCAGTTGAGGACGTAA
- a CDS encoding acetyl-CoA carboxylase biotin carboxyl carrier protein subunit has product MYFEAELRDKKYKVDVSEGRNTWKVSLQAEGQPWVHYDISKNDFKEAEEYISFLFQGKSYLIDVVGSDTEYTVFTRNSFRSIKIFNDEMLLHESLKKGGGFGGDMELKSGMPGKIIEIFAKEGDIVKANKPLLIMEAMKMENEMRATRDVKIKEIKVKQGDSVESGAVLIKFEEP; this is encoded by the coding sequence ATGTATTTCGAAGCAGAACTTAGAGATAAAAAATATAAAGTCGATGTATCTGAAGGTCGCAACACTTGGAAAGTTTCTTTGCAAGCTGAAGGACAACCTTGGGTTCACTATGACATTTCTAAAAATGACTTTAAAGAGGCCGAAGAATACATCAGCTTCTTGTTCCAAGGTAAATCGTACCTAATTGACGTTGTTGGCTCGGACACTGAATACACAGTGTTCACGCGTAACTCGTTCCGTTCGATCAAAATCTTCAATGACGAAATGCTTTTGCATGAATCATTGAAAAAAGGCGGCGGCTTCGGTGGCGACATGGAATTGAAATCAGGTATGCCAGGTAAGATCATCGAGATCTTCGCGAAAGAAGGCGATATCGTTAAAGCCAATAAGCCGCTTCTAATCATGGAAGCGATGAAAATGGAAAACGAGATGCGCGCAACTCGTGATGTGAAGATCAAAGAGATCAAAGTCAAACAAGGTGACTCTGTTGAATCAGGCGCTGTCTTGATTAAATTCGAAGAGCCATAG
- the tatC gene encoding twin-arginine translocase subunit TatC, with protein sequence MSSTEELDSKGQSIFEHLAELRIRLVYSAYILIVATGICYGFSEHIFNFIRAPIQPYLPGGGLIYTGPLDKFLAHIKIAFVCGIIISCPLWLYQVWKFVAPGLYQREKKYTFGFIISGTLLFLLGAAFSYWVVLPMAFHFLMNFGGNIDKPMISIDQYLGFFTQMCLMFGVSFELPLIISILGMMGIVSQKFLKEKRRYAIMGLAVASAIITPPDLMSMLMMLVPMIALYEIGVFVVGIFERGRAAEARVNERE encoded by the coding sequence ATGAGCAGCACTGAAGAACTAGATTCAAAGGGACAGTCGATCTTCGAGCATCTTGCGGAGCTTCGCATTCGCTTGGTTTACAGCGCTTACATTTTGATCGTAGCGACAGGTATCTGCTACGGCTTCAGTGAACACATCTTCAATTTTATCAGAGCACCGATTCAGCCGTACCTTCCTGGTGGCGGTTTGATCTATACAGGCCCGCTGGATAAGTTCTTGGCGCATATTAAAATCGCATTCGTGTGCGGGATCATCATCTCGTGCCCATTGTGGTTGTACCAAGTATGGAAGTTCGTAGCGCCGGGTCTTTATCAGCGCGAAAAGAAATATACGTTTGGCTTTATCATCTCTGGAACTTTGTTGTTCTTGTTGGGTGCAGCGTTTTCGTATTGGGTTGTGTTGCCGATGGCCTTCCACTTCTTGATGAACTTCGGTGGGAACATCGATAAACCAATGATCTCTATTGATCAGTATCTTGGTTTCTTCACGCAGATGTGTTTGATGTTCGGTGTCTCTTTCGAATTGCCTTTGATCATCTCGATTTTGGGTATGATGGGTATCGTAAGCCAAAAGTTTCTTAAGGAAAAACGTCGTTACGCTATCATGGGTTTGGCCGTTGCTTCTGCGATCATCACTCCACCGGATTTGATGAGTATGTTGATGATGTTAGTGCCAATGATCGCGCTTTACGAAATCGGTGTTTTCGTCGTCGGTATCTTCGAAAGAGGTCGTGCCGCCGAAGCCCGTGTGAATGAACGTGAATAG
- a CDS encoding twin-arginine translocase TatA/TatE family subunit, giving the protein MFGLSIFEIIFLAGLALIVIGPKELPQVARTLGRFLNELKRSTSGFTEELKQQARIDRIDLYEAPKKAPTQNPNNPHSNTEPVAEKNTSDVDPAQMELTEQKPSSSENKNS; this is encoded by the coding sequence ATGTTTGGCTTAAGTATTTTCGAGATTATTTTCCTGGCTGGTTTGGCGTTGATCGTGATCGGCCCGAAAGAGCTTCCACAAGTGGCTCGCACGCTAGGTCGTTTTCTAAATGAACTTAAACGCAGCACTTCGGGTTTCACAGAAGAGTTGAAACAACAAGCGCGCATCGATCGCATTGATCTATATGAGGCTCCGAAAAAAGCTCCTACGCAAAATCCAAACAATCCGCACTCAAATACAGAACCTGTGGCAGAGAAAAACACAAGCGACGTGGATCCTGCGCAAATGGAACTGACAGAGCAAAAACCTTCCTCTAGCGAAAATAAAAATTCATGA